GACTAAATTTGTGtggtgtttaaaaagaaaattaaaaaccatcTAGACAGATGGCATTTATTCCAGAGCAATACATAAAAGTGATATAGTTCCTTATTTGGTACAGAGTGTATCattcattgtttcatttattacaacaaataaatgttattcttttttgctttatttggaGTCATTATTCCTACAAGGTCAAAAGTTTCAGGCTCCTTCCTATCACATGAATCTCAGAGGGTGAGATGAGTTCATCAGACTTGGCCGAAAGCATATTACCCACTGATCATATTGCAGACCCCCTctcaaaaattacatttgtgtgtgtgtgtgtgtgtgtgtgtgtgtgtgtgtgtgtgtgtgtgtgcgcaaatTTAGGAAACTTGTCTGGAGATTTGAATGGAAAACATCTCCCGTAGACTCAGGCATTGACCACTTCGTACCAGCTGGTGATGCTGCTTGGAAAAACTTAGGAtggctggaggaagtaagtcaccagggggtgggctttgagagttcataaCTCCGATCCACTTCCAGTTTGCTGCCTGTTTCAAACTTGCCATTGAGGAGGTTTACCCTCTGCTTCCGGCTCCCGCTGCCATGTCTTCCCATCAGAACAAACTCTTATCACCACTGGAGCCATGAGTTCCGTAAGCTCTCTCTTGATGCCTTCACTTGCCTTAGCCATGTTTCATcataacaacaagaaaagtaaccagCACAGACAAGAACCATGCTAGAGTCTCTTGCAAATATCGGTTAACACTCTACCTTTCTGGACAGTTGCCAGCACCACTAATTTTCTCCAGGAAATGTGAAATCCAAAGTTTCTGTCATTGTGCTTGTTTGTGAATGATGTTATTTGCTCTCCACAGATGGAGACCTCACTGGAGTTGGCCAACATGACCAGAGTCCAGCAATTTGTATTGTTGGGCTTTCCCACAAGGCTGGGGATAAGGGATGCCCTATTTGTCATCTTCTTGACTCTCTACCTGCTGACGCTCCTGGAGAACACGCTCATCATCTACCTCATCTGTAGTCACAGCGAGCTCCACAagcccatgtacttcttcctgggCAACCTTAGCTGCCTGGAGATGTGCTATGTGTCAGCCACCATGCCCACACTACTCGTGGGGCTGTGGACGGGACCCTACCATATTTCCTTTGTAACTTGCATGACCcagcttttcttctttgtctctctcatctGCACGGAGTGCaccctcctggcctccatggcctatgaccgctatgtggccatctgccgcCCACTGCACTACCCACTGCTCATGAGGCCACAGGTCTGCCTGGGCTTAGCCTTGTCTTCATGGCTTGGTGGGCTGGTGGTCTCAGCAATAAAGACAAAATGCATTGCAAGCCTGACCTACTGCGGCCCCAATGTCCTCAACCAATTTTTCTGTGATGTCTCCCCTCTGCTCAACTTGTCCTGCACCCATGTGGCCCTCACAGAGCTGGTAGACTTCATCTCGGCCATCGTCATCTTCTGCGGAacactcctggtgtccttggCCTCCTATTCAGCCATTGGGATGGCCGTCCTCCGGATGCCATCAGCTGCTGCCCGACGAAAGGCCTTCtcc
The sequence above is drawn from the Peromyscus leucopus breed LL Stock chromosome 1, UCI_PerLeu_2.1, whole genome shotgun sequence genome and encodes:
- the LOC114688656 gene encoding olfactory receptor 5-like; translation: METSLELANMTRVQQFVLLGFPTRLGIRDALFVIFLTLYLLTLLENTLIIYLICSHSELHKPMYFFLGNLSCLEMCYVSATMPTLLVGLWTGPYHISFVTCMTQLFFFVSLICTECTLLASMAYDRYVAICRPLHYPLLMRPQVCLGLALSSWLGGLVVSAIKTKCIASLTYCGPNVLNQFFCDVSPLLNLSCTHVALTELVDFISAIVIFCGTLLVSLASYSAIGMAVLRMPSAAARRKAFSTCASHLVVVGIFYSAALFIYCRPSRIKSMDLNKVLSVIYTVVTPLCNPIIYCLRNKEVHTVLRKTLHWP